One Oncorhynchus masou masou isolate Uvic2021 chromosome 27, UVic_Omas_1.1, whole genome shotgun sequence genomic window carries:
- the LOC135516315 gene encoding interleukin-13 receptor subunit alpha-2-like — translation MQDNMILKHLKCILVLQYFISFVSTEIAAEKALPEPLNLSLTWESEFRIKLSWNAPNNVYAPCKVNYMITTTIGERRPKVETTFKLYKEYRLSTEDAVNYTVQTNPKHCTGRTISKPVSKSITKPTELVKNFQCSLYSSKAMNCSWLPANQASDLQLYYGYLGPSHIAACSEYQYRDGQRTGCHLRGSFLQYDVYFKVNGTLDGLSVQNNFLVLPRYHVKPPAPKVKITEEGRNLILSWDTPDIGAVHCWNFILKYNKCQESLGKEIQLEHVPGKVSYDQRCQYRVKLKAVYTKWCGEGGSDWSEEEIYGTEMSFSPEDPNCTA, via the exons ATGCAGGACAACATGATTTTGAAACATTTGAAATGTATCTTGGTTCTACAATACTTTATTAGTTTCGTCTCAACAGAGATTGCAGCTGAGAAAG CTCTCCCTGAGCCGCTCAACCTGTCATTGACGTGGGAGTCTGAATTCCGTATAAAGCTGTCGTGGAACGCACCAAATAATGTATACGCGCCGTGCAAGGTGAACTACATGATCACTACAACGATCGGAGAG AGGAGACCCAAAGTAGAGACAACTTTCAAGTTGTATAAAGAGTATAGACTCTCTACAGAAGATGCAGTGAATTACACAGTGCAAACAAACCCCAAACACTGTACAGGTAGAACCATAAGCAAACCTGTCAGCAAATCCATCACTAAACCCACAG AGTTGGTGAAGAACTTCCAGTGTTCCCTCTACTCCTCTAAGGCCATGAACTGCAGCTGGCTCCCAGCCAATCAGGCCTCAGACCTCCAGCTCTACTATGG GTACCTTGGTCCCTCCCACATAGCAGCATGcagtgagtaccagtacagagatgGTCAGAGGACAGGATGTCACCTGAGAGGATCCTTCCTTCAATATGACGTCTACTTCAAGGTCAATGGGACTCTCGATGGCTTATCTGTACAGAATAACTTCCTGGTGCTTCCTAGATATCATG TCAAGCCCCCGGCCCCTAAGGTGAAGATCACAGAGGAAGGTAGGAATCTCATCCTGAGCTGGGACACTCCGGACATAGGCGCTGTCCACTGCTGGAATTTCATCTTAAAATACAACAAGTGTCAAGAGTCTCTG GGTAAGGAAATACAATTGGAACATGTACCAGGGAAGGTTTCATATGACCAGAgatgccagtacagagtcaagcTTAAAGCAGTCTATACGAAATGGTGTGGGGAGGGAGGCAGCGACTGGAGTGAAGAGGAAATCTATG GCACAGAAATGAGTTTTTCCCCCGAGGACCCTAACTGCACTGCTTAA